A region of the Corynebacterium endometrii genome:
TGATGAAGGGCTACATGGAGGAAACTCATGGCATCACCATCGGCTTTGGCCAGTGGATGATCGTGGGTATGCCGGTAGCGATTGTCTTCCTGGTTATTGCATGGCTGGTGCTTATTACCCTCTTTAAGCCGGAGATGGACAAGATCCCTGGCGGCAAGGAGCTCATCAATGATGAGATTGCCAAGCTGGGCAAGTGGACCGGCCCGCAGATTATGGTTGGCACAATCTTCCTGGTTTCGGCGCTGGCATGGGTATTCGTTCCGCTCATCATTGACTGGACCGGCTGGGAGGGCCCATACGATGACGCTATTGTGGGCCTCGTCGCCGGCCTGCTGCTCTTCCTGCTTCCTGCCAATACCAAGACCGGCGTACGCCTGTTGGACTGGAAGACCGCCAATGAAATGCCATGGGACGTTCTGCTCCTCTTTGGCGGCGGCCTGTCCCTGTCCGCGATGTTCAACCAAACCGGCCTGTCCCTGTGGATCGGCGAGCAGGCCAAGGGCCTTGCATCCCTGCCAATCATCCTGCTGATTGCCGCCGTGGCAACGCTGATTATCTTCCTGACGGAAATCACCTCCAACACCGCTACCGCGGCTACCTTCCTGCCAATCATGGGCGGCGTGGCCGTTGGCGTGGGCCTGACCGCTAATAGTGACATGAACATTATGCTGCTGGCCGCTCCTGTGGCCCTGGCCGCAACCTGTGCGTTCATGCTGCCGGTGGCTACGCCTCCAAACGCTATTGCGTACGGCTCCGGTTACGTCAAGATTGGCGAGATGATCAAGGGCGGCTTCTGGCTCAACATCATCGGCGTGGTTCTCATCACCATCGCCTGCTACCTGATCCTCATTCCGGTATTTGGCATTGTGCTCTAAGCCTGAACGATGAGTGGGATTCTCCCCGCCTCCGCGCCCAGAAATGGGTGTGGGGCGGGGATTTTCTTTCGCTATTTCCGGTCGCCCTTAAACCTAGCGAAAACGTTGGTTGTACTGGCGATTTGTTAAAGAAAACATCAGTGGGTATAGTTAATTTTCGTTGCAAGGACAGCGCACAAGCTTCC
Encoded here:
- a CDS encoding SLC13 family permease: MTTPHLHESTAHAEGENDHGASAKEWRRQAIGLIVGLALALLVYFLFPSNAVETVMQSAGADPEAEYTYSSIRAVAAITVLMGVWWATEALPLAATALIPIAIFPLLGVATMSEAGAPYASATIFLFMGGFLIALALQRWNLHRRLALMVVKAIGTSPKRIILGFMIATGVLSMWVSNTATAVVMLPIGTSVLQLTAGTVGGMKNQKKFATALMLGIAYAASIGSLGTLIGTPPNALMKGYMEETHGITIGFGQWMIVGMPVAIVFLVIAWLVLITLFKPEMDKIPGGKELINDEIAKLGKWTGPQIMVGTIFLVSALAWVFVPLIIDWTGWEGPYDDAIVGLVAGLLLFLLPANTKTGVRLLDWKTANEMPWDVLLLFGGGLSLSAMFNQTGLSLWIGEQAKGLASLPIILLIAAVATLIIFLTEITSNTATAATFLPIMGGVAVGVGLTANSDMNIMLLAAPVALAATCAFMLPVATPPNAIAYGSGYVKIGEMIKGGFWLNIIGVVLITIACYLILIPVFGIVL